From the genome of Haematobia irritans isolate KBUSLIRL unplaced genomic scaffold, ASM5000362v1 scaffold_6, whole genome shotgun sequence, one region includes:
- the LOC142242727 gene encoding histone H2B.1/H2B.2: MPPKASGKAAKKAGKAQKNITKGDKTKRRTKRKESYAIYIYKVLKQVHPDTGISSKAMSIMNSFVNDIFERIAAEASRLAHYNKRSTITSREIQTAVRLLLPGELAKHAVSEGTKAVTKYTSSK; this comes from the coding sequence atgcctccaaaagccagtggtaaagcagcaaagaaggccggcaaagcccaaaagaacatcacaaagggtgacaagaccaagagacgcaccaagcgtaaggagagttatgccatctacatttacaaagtgttgaagcaagtacatcccgatactggtatctcttcaaaggcaatgagcatcatgaacagtttcgttaatgatatcttcgaacgtattgccgccgaagcctctcgtttggctcactacaacaagcgttccaccatcaccagtcgggaaatccaaactgccgttcgtctattattgcccggtgaattggctaagcacgctgtcagtgaaggtaccaaagccgttactaagtacaccagctccaagtaa
- the LOC142242668 gene encoding histone H3: protein MARTKQTARKSTGGKAPRKQLATKAARKSAPATGGVKKPHRFRPGTVALREIRRYQKSTELLIRKLPFQRLVREIAQDFKTDLRFQSSAVMALQEASEAYLVGLFEDTNLCAIHAKRVTIMPKDIQLARRIRGERA from the coding sequence ATGGCTCGTACCAAGCAAACTGCCCGTAAATCTACCGGTGGCAAAGCCCCTCGTAAGCAATTGGCTACTAAAGCTGCTCGTAAGAGTGCCCCAGCCACCGGCGGTGTCAAGAAGCCCCATCGTTTCCGCCCTGGTACCGTTGCTTTGCGTGAAATCCGTCGTTACCAAAAGAGCACAGAATTGTTGATCCGCAAATTGCCTTTCCAACGTTTGGTTCGTGAAATTGCCCAAGATTTCAAAACTGACTTGCGTTTCCAGAGTTCTGCTGTCATGGCCTTGCAAGAAGCTAGCGAAGCCTACTTGGTTGGTCTATTCGAAGATACCAACTTGTGCGCTATCCATGCTAAGCGTGTCACCATCATGCCCAAGGATATCCAATTGGCCAGACGTATTCGTGGAGAACgtgcttaa